In one Solanum dulcamara chromosome 1, daSolDulc1.2, whole genome shotgun sequence genomic region, the following are encoded:
- the LOC129899208 gene encoding photosystem I reaction center subunit VI, chloroplastic-like, with translation MASLATLAAVQPTSSVKGLAGSSIAGTKIHVKPSRINVKFTKFRSGFVVAKYGDKSVYFDLEDLGNTTGQWDLYGSDAPSPYNSLQSKFFETFAAPFTKRGLLLKFLILGGGSTLAYFSSTASGDILPIKKGPQLPPKLGPRGKI, from the exons ATGGCATCTTTAGCAACTCTTGCTGCTGTGCAGCCCACAAGTAGCGTTAAGGGCCTAGCTGGAAGCTCCATTGCTGGAACCAAGATACATGTTAAACCATCTCGCATTAATGTCAAGTTTACTAAATTCAG GTCTGGTTTTGTGGTTGCAAAGTATGGTGACAAGAGtgtatattttgatttagaaGACTTGGGCAACACCACTGGCCAGTGGGACTTGTATGGTTCAGATGCACCTTCACCATACAACTCCCTTCAG AGCAAGTTCTTTGAGACCTTTGCTGCTCCTTTCACCAAGAGAGGACTGTTGCTCAAATTCCTGATATTGGGAGGTGGCTCAACTCTTGCATACTTCAGTTCAACAGCATCAGGGGATATACTACCAATTAAGAAAGGACCGCAACTTCCACCTAAGCTTGGTCCACGTGGAAAGATCTAA